A single region of the Sphingomonas sp. LY29 genome encodes:
- the alr gene encoding alanine racemase — protein sequence MHRPLRLRLDIAALQSNWKWLSRFSGVATGAAVKADGYGLGARQVVKHLGEAGCRDFFVSTWAEAEALGPLPADARLSVLHGIGPNDAAAALALDARPVLNTPEQVARWKEVALDRSCDVMVDTGMNRLGVRVDEIALLDGLAIETLMSHLACADEDNAMNGAQKERFGAVAAAVPAKRYSLANSAGICLGREYAFDLVRPGLALYGGIPRDEALGQIQQVATPEAQVVQRRTVPAGETIGYGATWRARDATEAAIVNIGYADGYLRCFAGKGSARVGDAALPLLGRVSMDLVALDCSDAPNLAEGDWVQMDYDLPSAAEATGLSQYELLTGLSARFERRWA from the coding sequence ATGCATCGTCCGCTTCGTCTCCGCCTCGATATTGCCGCGCTTCAGTCGAACTGGAAGTGGCTGTCGCGGTTCAGCGGGGTAGCGACAGGGGCGGCGGTCAAGGCCGACGGCTATGGCCTTGGCGCCCGCCAGGTGGTGAAGCATCTGGGTGAGGCGGGTTGCCGCGATTTTTTCGTCTCCACATGGGCGGAAGCAGAAGCATTAGGCCCGCTCCCGGCTGATGCACGACTGAGTGTGCTTCATGGCATCGGCCCGAACGATGCCGCAGCGGCGCTCGCCTTGGACGCCCGACCGGTGCTCAACACGCCCGAACAAGTGGCGCGATGGAAAGAGGTGGCCTTGGACCGCTCTTGCGACGTGATGGTCGATACCGGGATGAACCGCCTCGGCGTTCGCGTCGACGAGATCGCCTTGCTTGATGGTTTGGCGATCGAAACGCTGATGAGCCACCTCGCCTGCGCCGATGAGGATAACGCGATGAACGGGGCGCAAAAGGAGCGGTTCGGCGCGGTCGCCGCTGCAGTGCCCGCCAAGCGCTACAGCCTCGCCAATTCCGCCGGCATCTGCCTTGGGCGGGAGTACGCCTTCGATCTCGTGCGTCCGGGGCTGGCGCTCTACGGCGGCATTCCCCGCGACGAAGCGCTGGGCCAGATCCAACAAGTCGCGACGCCAGAAGCGCAGGTGGTCCAGCGCCGGACGGTGCCGGCGGGCGAAACCATCGGCTACGGCGCGACATGGAGGGCTCGCGACGCCACCGAGGCGGCGATCGTCAACATCGGCTATGCCGACGGCTACCTGCGCTGCTTCGCCGGCAAGGGATCGGCACGCGTCGGCGATGCCGCGCTGCCGCTTCTTGGTCGCGTATCAATGGATCTCGTCGCGCTCGACTGCAGTGACGCGCCCAACCTCGCCGAGGGCGACTGGGTGCAGATGGATTACGACCTGCCGTCCGCCGCCGAGGCGACGGGCCTGTCGCAATATGAACTGCTGACCGGGCTTAGTGCCCGGTTTGAGCGACGCTGGGCCTAA
- a CDS encoding tetratricopeptide repeat protein, producing the protein MARAFLLAPLAVMLAVPPAAAQTPAKGEVNYPQGSLGYDALVSGNLEAAELQLRTSQIDRSDPARLINLGQVYAKTGRYAEAEKMFEAAMAAQDVELVLASGRVIGSRAAADKALTRMKAVVASR; encoded by the coding sequence ATGGCACGTGCATTTCTTCTCGCCCCGCTGGCAGTGATGCTCGCCGTTCCACCCGCCGCGGCCCAGACGCCGGCCAAGGGCGAGGTAAACTATCCCCAAGGCTCGCTCGGTTATGATGCGCTCGTCAGCGGCAATTTGGAAGCGGCGGAACTTCAGCTTCGGACCAGCCAGATCGACCGCAGCGATCCAGCCCGCCTGATCAACCTTGGCCAGGTCTACGCAAAGACCGGGCGCTACGCCGAAGCCGAAAAGATGTTCGAGGCGGCAATGGCTGCACAGGATGTCGAACTGGTGCTCGCGTCGGGGCGTGTCATCGGATCGCGCGCCGCCGCCGACAAGGCACTGACGCGGATGAAGGCCGTCGTCGCCAGCCGTTAG
- the nth gene encoding endonuclease III — MKRADVFEFYRRLAEADPSPQTELEYVNPYTLLVAVALSAQATDVGVNKATRALFAKVTTPQQMLDLGEEGLKQHIKTIGLFNTKAKNVIAAARILVDQHGGEVPRERDALEMLSGVGRKTANVVLNVAFGEPTIAVDTHIFRVGNRTGLAKGKTPLAVELKLEKVTPEPFMAHAHHWLILHGRYVCKARTPECWRCPVVDLCAYRPKTPPPKSARTS; from the coding sequence GTGAAGCGCGCCGACGTCTTCGAATTCTATCGGCGGCTGGCGGAAGCGGACCCCTCGCCCCAGACCGAGCTTGAATATGTGAACCCCTACACGCTGCTCGTCGCGGTCGCGCTGTCGGCGCAGGCGACCGACGTCGGAGTGAACAAGGCGACCCGCGCGCTATTCGCGAAAGTGACGACGCCGCAGCAGATGCTCGACCTCGGCGAGGAGGGATTGAAGCAGCACATCAAGACGATCGGCCTGTTCAACACCAAAGCAAAGAACGTGATCGCCGCCGCGCGCATCCTCGTCGACCAGCATGGTGGAGAGGTGCCGCGCGAGCGCGACGCGCTCGAAATGCTTTCAGGCGTCGGCCGGAAGACCGCCAATGTCGTCCTCAACGTCGCGTTCGGTGAACCGACGATCGCGGTCGATACGCACATTTTCCGGGTCGGCAACCGTACCGGTCTGGCCAAGGGCAAGACGCCGCTCGCGGTCGAATTGAAGCTGGAAAAGGTGACGCCCGAACCTTTCATGGCTCATGCGCACCACTGGCTGATCCTGCACGGTCGCTACGTCTGCAAGGCGCGTACGCCCGAATGCTGGCGTTGCCCGGTGGTCGACCTGTGCGCCTATCGCCCGAAGACCCCGCCGCCCAAGAGCGCCCGCACGAGCTGA
- the dapB gene encoding 4-hydroxy-tetrahydrodipicolinate reductase, translating into MRTDQQPVRIALFAPEGRMGRAIADAAASDEGAEIAGAVGDVLVDFSAPDALHHSLDRALSAGVPILIGTTGLTADHDNMIDEAARSIAVLVAPNTSLGVALLADLVERAAAVLGPDEWDIEIVEAHHRRKADAPSGTALHLGTAAERGRGTTLPSERGRDGTGLARQAGALGYSAVRGGTVAGDHEVLFLGPDERVILSHRAENRSIFARGAVAAAKFLRGRAPGRYTMRDVLDAK; encoded by the coding sequence ATGCGCACCGACCAGCAACCCGTCCGCATTGCCCTGTTCGCACCAGAAGGCCGCATGGGCCGTGCGATCGCCGACGCCGCCGCGAGCGACGAGGGGGCGGAGATCGCGGGTGCTGTGGGCGACGTACTCGTCGACTTTTCCGCGCCCGACGCACTGCATCACAGCCTCGACCGCGCCCTGTCGGCGGGGGTTCCCATCCTGATCGGGACCACCGGCCTGACCGCCGACCACGACAATATGATCGACGAGGCCGCGCGGTCGATCGCGGTGTTGGTCGCCCCCAACACGTCGCTCGGCGTCGCGCTGCTCGCCGACCTGGTAGAGCGGGCGGCGGCCGTGCTTGGTCCGGACGAGTGGGACATCGAGATCGTCGAGGCGCATCATCGTCGCAAGGCCGATGCGCCGTCGGGCACCGCGCTACACCTGGGCACCGCCGCCGAGCGGGGCCGCGGCACGACCTTGCCAAGCGAACGTGGGCGCGACGGCACCGGGCTCGCGCGTCAGGCGGGAGCGCTTGGCTATTCCGCGGTCCGGGGAGGAACGGTCGCGGGCGATCACGAAGTGCTGTTTCTTGGCCCCGACGAGCGAGTGATCCTGTCGCACCGCGCCGAGAACCGCTCGATATTCGCGCGCGGCGCGGTCGCTGCTGCCAAATTCCTGCGCGGACGTGCTCCCGGCCGCTACACGATGCGCGACGTGCTCGACGCCAAGTGA
- a CDS encoding DUF72 domain-containing protein: MTDATIRVGIGGWSYAPWRGVFFPPGLPQRAELEYAASRFGAIEINGTFYSRQARSTWEKWGEAAPDGFQFAVKGSRYCVTRPALADAGEGVGNFLAQGVTALGNKLGPILWMLAARRKFDADDIAAFFALLPPEHESVRLRHVIEPRHESFRDERFFELARRHDVAVVFGDDDEFPCIDADTASFAYARLQRMQEEVATGYDDAALDAFAERAGRWAADGRDSYIFMINGAKLRAPAAATSLQERLGIAPA; the protein is encoded by the coding sequence ATGACTGATGCGACGATCAGGGTGGGGATTGGCGGGTGGAGCTACGCGCCCTGGCGCGGCGTCTTCTTTCCGCCGGGACTGCCTCAGCGGGCGGAACTTGAGTACGCCGCCAGCCGCTTCGGCGCGATCGAGATTAACGGCACCTTCTACTCACGTCAGGCACGCTCGACCTGGGAGAAGTGGGGCGAGGCCGCTCCCGATGGCTTTCAATTCGCGGTCAAGGGGTCGCGTTACTGCGTCACCCGTCCCGCCCTCGCCGACGCGGGCGAAGGGGTTGGCAATTTTTTGGCGCAGGGGGTGACCGCATTGGGCAATAAGCTCGGTCCGATCCTGTGGATGCTGGCCGCACGGCGGAAATTCGACGCCGACGACATCGCTGCTTTCTTCGCGCTCCTACCGCCAGAACACGAAAGCGTCCGCCTCCGCCACGTCATCGAACCGCGTCACGAAAGCTTCCGCGACGAGCGCTTCTTCGAGCTTGCTCGGCGTCATGACGTCGCAGTCGTTTTCGGGGACGATGACGAGTTTCCGTGCATCGACGCCGACACGGCAAGCTTCGCTTACGCTCGGCTCCAGCGGATGCAGGAGGAGGTCGCTACCGGATACGACGACGCAGCGCTCGACGCCTTCGCCGAGCGCGCCGGGCGCTGGGCCGCCGACGGCCGCGACTCCTACATCTTCATGATCAACGGTGCGAAGTTGCGTGCCCCTGCCGCTGCGACTTCGCTTCAGGAACGTCTGGGCATTGCGCCCGCCTGA
- a CDS encoding thioesterase family protein, with protein sequence MTMTPAAYHHPIGIVAADIDHMGHVNNSVYLKWVQEAVIRYWESLAPPEAVARHLWVALSHEIKYRRPTFLDDVVVADVVAQKVEGAKALFTTVIKRGETVLAEVTSSWCCLDAVTKRPARLARDIAARFIAD encoded by the coding sequence ATGACCATGACGCCAGCCGCTTATCATCATCCGATCGGCATCGTCGCTGCCGACATCGACCATATGGGTCACGTCAACAATAGCGTGTACCTCAAATGGGTGCAGGAGGCGGTGATCCGCTATTGGGAGAGCCTTGCCCCGCCCGAGGCGGTCGCAAGGCACCTGTGGGTCGCGTTGAGCCACGAGATCAAATATCGCCGCCCGACCTTCCTCGACGATGTGGTCGTTGCCGACGTCGTCGCGCAAAAGGTCGAAGGCGCCAAGGCGCTGTTCACCACCGTCATCAAACGCGGCGAGACCGTGCTGGCGGAAGTAACCTCTAGCTGGTGCTGCCTCGATGCGGTCACCAAGCGTCCGGCGCGCCTCGCCCGCGATATCGCTGCACGGTTTATCGCCGACTAG
- a CDS encoding DksA/TraR family C4-type zinc finger protein — MAGGWTRDGAVQDQIDDTITDAVLSARAALLAGDGSDECDDCGEDIPAARRKALPSARTCIACQAKRDAARVASGINRRGSKDSQLR; from the coding sequence ATGGCCGGTGGATGGACGCGCGACGGCGCGGTGCAGGATCAGATTGACGACACTATCACCGACGCGGTGCTGTCCGCCCGCGCGGCATTGCTGGCCGGCGATGGAAGCGACGAATGCGACGATTGCGGGGAGGACATTCCCGCCGCACGTCGCAAGGCGCTGCCCTCGGCCCGCACCTGCATCGCCTGCCAGGCCAAGCGAGACGCCGCGCGGGTCGCGTCGGGCATCAATCGTCGGGGCAGCAAGGACAGCCAGCTGCGGTAA
- a CDS encoding NAD-dependent deacylase, producing the protein MREIRNIVILTGAGISAESGIRTFRAADGLWEDHRIEDVATPQAFVRDPALVHRFYDARRANLETVKPNAAHIALAKLDAEWKGDLLIVTQNVDDLHERAGANRLLHMHGELRSGWCLRCNERSGWSGAMGEDSTCPACETVGMVRPDIVWFGEMPYEMERIDEAIMKADLFVSIGTSGAVYPAAGFVQTAKYCGADTLEINLEPSQGSIFFDERRYGPASVEVPKWVSELLASG; encoded by the coding sequence ATGCGCGAAATCCGCAACATCGTCATTCTGACCGGCGCAGGCATTTCCGCGGAAAGCGGCATTCGCACGTTCCGCGCCGCCGACGGCCTGTGGGAAGATCATCGGATCGAGGACGTAGCAACGCCCCAGGCCTTCGTGCGCGACCCCGCTCTGGTGCATCGCTTCTACGATGCTCGGCGCGCCAATCTGGAGACGGTGAAGCCCAACGCGGCCCATATCGCCCTGGCCAAGCTGGATGCAGAGTGGAAGGGCGACCTCCTCATCGTCACGCAGAACGTCGACGACCTTCACGAGCGCGCTGGGGCGAACCGCCTGCTCCACATGCATGGCGAGCTTCGCAGCGGCTGGTGCCTGCGCTGTAATGAGCGGTCGGGCTGGAGCGGCGCGATGGGAGAAGATTCCACCTGCCCAGCGTGCGAGACGGTCGGCATGGTCCGCCCCGACATCGTCTGGTTCGGCGAGATGCCCTACGAGATGGAGCGGATAGACGAGGCGATCATGAAGGCCGACCTGTTCGTGTCGATCGGAACGTCGGGCGCGGTCTACCCCGCAGCGGGATTTGTGCAGACCGCCAAATATTGTGGCGCCGACACGCTGGAAATCAACTTGGAGCCCAGCCAGGGGAGCATCTTTTTCGACGAGCGGCGATACGGGCCGGCCAGCGTCGAAGTGCCGAAATGGGTGTCGGAACTGCTGGCGAGCGGTTAG
- the era gene encoding GTPase Era codes for MTQRCGLVAVLGAPNAGKSTLVNAIVGQKVAIVSPKAQTTRARLMGIAIEDDVQMLLVDTPGIFTPNRRLDRAMVKAAWEGADDADRVVLVIDAAAKVGPRVEQVIEGVEARSEPRILVLNKVDIADKETLLVLAARLAERLSPERIFMISASTGDGVADLKAHLAAAMPESPWHFPEDQLTDATDRMVAAELTREQLYLQLHAEVPYSAAVETEKWEDRKDGSAVIHQQILIERDSQKAIVVGKGGARLKAIGSAAREAIGEHLGRKVHLFLHVKVNPRWDEDRGLYKDIGLDWAD; via the coding sequence GTGACCCAACGATGCGGCCTCGTCGCCGTGCTCGGCGCGCCCAACGCCGGCAAGTCGACCCTCGTCAACGCGATCGTCGGCCAGAAGGTCGCGATTGTCAGCCCCAAGGCGCAGACCACCCGCGCCCGCCTGATGGGGATTGCCATCGAGGATGACGTGCAGATGCTGCTGGTCGATACGCCCGGCATCTTCACCCCCAACCGCCGCCTCGACCGCGCGATGGTGAAGGCCGCGTGGGAAGGCGCCGACGATGCCGACCGCGTCGTGCTGGTCATCGACGCCGCGGCCAAGGTCGGCCCGCGCGTCGAACAGGTGATCGAAGGAGTCGAGGCTCGCTCCGAGCCGCGCATCCTCGTGCTCAACAAGGTCGACATCGCCGACAAGGAAACGCTGCTGGTCCTCGCCGCGCGCCTTGCCGAGCGGCTGTCGCCCGAGCGTATTTTCATGATCTCCGCCTCGACCGGCGATGGCGTCGCCGACCTGAAGGCGCACCTCGCCGCGGCGATGCCCGAAAGCCCTTGGCACTTCCCCGAGGACCAGTTGACCGACGCCACCGACCGAATGGTGGCCGCGGAACTGACGCGCGAGCAACTCTACCTGCAGCTTCATGCCGAGGTGCCCTATTCGGCCGCAGTCGAGACCGAGAAATGGGAAGATCGCAAGGACGGCTCGGCGGTGATCCATCAGCAGATCCTGATCGAGCGCGACAGCCAGAAGGCGATCGTCGTCGGCAAGGGCGGCGCCCGGCTGAAGGCGATCGGCTCGGCAGCGCGCGAAGCGATCGGCGAGCATTTGGGCCGCAAGGTCCACCTGTTCCTGCACGTGAAGGTCAATCCGCGCTGGGACGAGGATCGCGGGCTCTACAAGGATATCGGGCTGGACTGGGCCGACTAA
- the rnc gene encoding ribonuclease III, with protein sequence MSRIPPFVTQALSGAPTDAALIERALTHGSHGGDTYERLEFLGDRVLGLVVAAWLYERFPSEPEGKMSRRYNALVARETCAEVGRALEVSPFIRLGKQAREDHANLSDNVVGDVVEALLGAIFLLGGLAKADAFIRTHWAPFLDGQVKAPVHPKSALQERAAARNLGVPAYELVSRFGPHHAPRFKVQVSLGRYGSAEAEGASKQEAETAAAAALLETLK encoded by the coding sequence ATGAGCCGCATCCCGCCCTTCGTCACCCAAGCTCTTAGCGGCGCGCCAACCGATGCGGCGCTGATCGAACGTGCGCTGACGCACGGAAGCCACGGCGGCGACACCTATGAGCGGCTGGAGTTTCTCGGCGACCGCGTTCTCGGCTTGGTCGTCGCTGCTTGGCTGTACGAGCGCTTCCCAAGCGAACCCGAAGGCAAGATGAGCCGCCGCTACAATGCGCTGGTCGCGCGCGAAACCTGCGCCGAGGTCGGCCGTGCGCTGGAAGTCTCGCCCTTCATCCGGCTCGGCAAACAGGCACGCGAAGACCATGCCAATCTCAGCGACAATGTCGTCGGCGACGTCGTCGAGGCTCTGCTCGGCGCGATCTTTCTGTTGGGCGGCCTCGCCAAGGCCGACGCGTTCATTCGCACCCACTGGGCGCCATTCCTCGACGGACAGGTGAAGGCGCCGGTTCATCCCAAGTCCGCGCTTCAGGAACGCGCCGCCGCGCGCAACCTCGGCGTTCCCGCCTATGAATTGGTCAGCCGCTTCGGCCCTCACCACGCCCCACGCTTCAAGGTGCAGGTGTCGCTAGGTCGGTATGGCAGCGCCGAAGCCGAAGGCGCATCGAAGCAGGAAGCCGAAACCGCGGCCGCCGCGGCTTTATTGGAGACATTGAAGTGA
- the lepB gene encoding signal peptidase I, with translation MALPFSKRRPDTEPSDAKKESPGSFLRSLAVIALLAWLLRSLIVAPFSIPTGSMLPTMMMGDHLFVSKWPYGYSSASFPWHVPSFAGRVLGSNPDRGDVAVFVGPEGADVVKRVIGLPGDLIAVEKGVLSINGRPVPRQRIADYAMPVSPNSPCRVQYALEGATRRAADGGTLCLYPAYRETLPEGVSYVTLDQADGLPGDNFGPVVVPEGHVFMMGDNRDDSADSRFSPSGPIPGMGFIPMDRLVGRAERAYWSTDGSASLIKPWTWFSALRSDRLGYDYNP, from the coding sequence ATGGCCCTTCCCTTCTCCAAACGCCGCCCCGACACCGAACCCAGCGATGCCAAAAAGGAATCGCCCGGCAGTTTCCTTCGTTCGCTGGCGGTCATCGCGCTTCTGGCATGGCTGCTTCGAAGCCTGATCGTCGCGCCGTTCAGCATTCCGACCGGATCGATGCTTCCGACGATGATGATGGGCGACCACCTGTTCGTGTCGAAGTGGCCGTACGGCTATTCGAGCGCGAGCTTCCCCTGGCACGTTCCCTCGTTCGCGGGACGGGTGCTGGGATCGAACCCCGACCGCGGCGACGTCGCCGTGTTCGTCGGTCCGGAAGGCGCCGACGTCGTCAAGCGCGTGATTGGCCTTCCCGGCGACCTCATCGCGGTCGAAAAGGGCGTGCTGTCGATCAACGGCCGTCCGGTCCCTCGGCAGCGGATCGCCGACTATGCGATGCCCGTCAGCCCGAACAGCCCGTGCCGCGTGCAATATGCGCTCGAAGGTGCCACGCGCCGCGCGGCCGATGGTGGGACGCTCTGCCTGTACCCCGCCTATCGCGAAACGCTGCCCGAGGGCGTCAGCTATGTAACGCTCGATCAGGCGGACGGCCTGCCGGGCGACAATTTCGGACCGGTCGTCGTCCCTGAAGGCCATGTCTTCATGATGGGCGACAATCGAGACGACAGCGCCGACAGCCGCTTCTCGCCGAGCGGGCCGATCCCCGGCATGGGCTTCATCCCAATGGACCGCCTCGTCGGCCGCGCCGAGCGCGCCTATTGGTCGACCGACGGCAGCGCGAGCCTGATCAAGCCGTGGACCTGGTTCAGCGCCCTCCGCAGCGATCGCCTCGGCTACGACTATAATCCATGA
- the pgi gene encoding glucose-6-phosphate isomerase, giving the protein MTILPHDAAWAAVDALQPRPLIDLFAKDAERVALYSRDVADIHFDWSKTPLDGDVLKAFEQLADAAGYRAARDRLFAGEVVNPTEGRPATHVAERGQGSAEDNRLAAERHGRMRSLVDAIEAGAFGEIDAILHIGIGGSALGPDLIIDALGRDADRFDVRVLANIDGEAFDEAVGGLDPASTLVVAVSKTFTTIETLTNVEAAMEWLREGGVADPYGQLIAVTAAPEKAVEYGIDETRVLAFNEGVGGRYSLWSTVGLSIALALGWGAFEELLEGAAEMDRHVRLTDGADNVALLAAFGDLLSTQIAKAGSRAVMAYDERLRLLPDYLQQLEMESNGKSVNADGKPLGRPSAPVTWGGVGTDAQHAVFQLLHQGTAAIPVEFVAVIENEDSLDPRHHQLLLGNCFAQGAALMAGRAHEDGARAYAGNRPSATVLLTRLDPRSLGALLSFYEHRTFANAVMLGINPFDQFGVELGKEMAKKLDDETGRASLDASTRDLIERAGL; this is encoded by the coding sequence ATGACGATTCTCCCCCATGATGCGGCCTGGGCGGCCGTCGATGCGCTCCAGCCCCGTCCCTTGATCGACCTGTTCGCGAAGGATGCTGAGCGGGTGGCGCTTTACTCGCGCGATGTCGCCGACATTCACTTCGACTGGTCCAAGACGCCACTCGACGGTGACGTGCTCAAGGCGTTCGAACAACTGGCCGACGCCGCTGGCTATCGCGCCGCACGCGACCGCCTGTTCGCGGGCGAGGTGGTCAATCCGACCGAGGGGCGTCCCGCCACCCACGTTGCCGAGCGCGGGCAGGGGTCGGCAGAGGACAATCGTCTGGCGGCGGAACGGCATGGGCGGATGCGGAGCCTGGTCGACGCGATCGAGGCGGGGGCGTTCGGCGAGATCGACGCGATCCTGCATATCGGGATCGGCGGTTCGGCGCTTGGGCCCGACCTGATCATCGACGCGCTCGGTCGCGACGCGGACCGGTTCGACGTGCGCGTCCTTGCCAACATCGACGGCGAAGCGTTCGACGAAGCGGTTGGCGGGCTCGACCCGGCAAGCACGCTGGTCGTCGCGGTCAGCAAGACCTTCACCACGATCGAAACCCTGACCAACGTCGAGGCCGCGATGGAATGGCTTCGCGAGGGCGGAGTCGCCGACCCGTACGGCCAATTGATCGCGGTGACCGCGGCGCCCGAGAAGGCCGTCGAATATGGCATCGACGAAACGCGGGTGCTGGCCTTCAACGAAGGCGTGGGCGGACGTTACAGCTTGTGGTCGACGGTCGGCCTGTCGATCGCGCTCGCGCTCGGCTGGGGCGCGTTCGAGGAACTGCTGGAGGGCGCGGCGGAAATGGACCGCCATGTTCGGCTGACCGACGGCGCCGACAATGTCGCGCTGCTGGCGGCATTCGGCGACCTGTTGTCCACGCAGATCGCCAAGGCGGGCAGCCGCGCGGTGATGGCTTATGACGAGCGGTTGCGCCTGCTCCCCGACTATCTCCAGCAACTCGAGATGGAATCGAACGGCAAATCGGTGAACGCCGACGGCAAGCCGCTCGGCCGTCCGTCGGCACCGGTCACCTGGGGCGGGGTCGGGACCGACGCGCAGCACGCGGTGTTCCAGTTGCTCCACCAAGGCACGGCCGCGATCCCAGTCGAGTTCGTTGCGGTGATCGAAAATGAGGACAGCCTCGATCCGCGCCACCACCAATTGCTGCTCGGCAATTGCTTCGCGCAGGGAGCGGCGCTCATGGCCGGCCGCGCCCACGAGGACGGCGCGCGCGCTTATGCAGGCAACCGTCCGTCGGCGACTGTGCTGTTGACCCGGCTCGATCCGCGCAGTCTCGGCGCACTGCTGTCCTTTTACGAGCATCGCACTTTTGCCAACGCGGTGATGCTGGGCATCAATCCGTTCGACCAGTTCGGGGTCGAGCTTGGCAAGGAAATGGCGAAGAAGCTCGACGACGAGACCGGACGTGCGAGCCTAGACGCGTCGACCCGCGATCTGATCGAAAGGGCCGGGCTGTGA
- the gorA gene encoding glutathione-disulfide reductase, translating into MSGYDVDLFVIGAGSGGVRASRIAASHGAKVAVAEEFRVGGTCVIRGCVPKKLLVYGAHFAEDLNDAAMFGWDVPEKRFDWNVLRDNVAAEVGRLEGLYGETLSNNKVEVICERAVLDGPNSVRLESGRRITAGKILIASGARPFMPEIEGIEHAISSNEVFLLEQLPKRIVIAGGGYIANEFAGIFNEFGSKVTIVNRGDTILRGYDEQMRDRLLQISMTKGIEFRFNSTFSAIEKREDGTLLARMDGCDDLVADQIMFATGRVPNIEGLGLEQVGVRTGQRGQIEVDDESRTSIPSIFAVGDVTDRIQLTPVAIREGHAFADSQFGNNPWTVDHGCVPNAVFSHPPIAGVGLTESEARSKYGQIRTFTSDFRAMKNVLAGRNERSLYKLIVDSATDRIVGIHMIGPDAPEILQSAAIAVKAGLKKQDFDNTVALHPTMAEELVLMR; encoded by the coding sequence GTGAGCGGCTACGACGTCGACCTGTTCGTCATTGGTGCCGGATCGGGTGGGGTCCGCGCGTCGCGCATCGCGGCCAGCCATGGCGCGAAAGTCGCGGTGGCCGAGGAGTTCCGCGTCGGCGGCACCTGCGTCATCCGCGGCTGCGTCCCGAAAAAGCTGCTCGTCTACGGCGCGCACTTCGCCGAGGACCTCAACGATGCCGCGATGTTCGGCTGGGACGTGCCGGAAAAGCGGTTCGACTGGAACGTGCTACGCGACAACGTTGCCGCGGAAGTCGGGCGGCTCGAAGGCCTGTATGGCGAGACGCTGAGCAACAACAAGGTCGAGGTCATTTGCGAACGCGCAGTGCTCGATGGTCCGAACAGCGTTCGGCTGGAGAGCGGCCGGAGGATCACGGCGGGCAAAATCCTGATCGCCAGCGGCGCGAGGCCGTTCATGCCCGAGATCGAGGGCATCGAGCATGCGATCAGCTCGAACGAAGTCTTCCTTCTCGAGCAATTGCCGAAGCGGATCGTGATTGCCGGCGGTGGCTACATCGCCAACGAATTCGCTGGCATTTTCAACGAGTTCGGGTCGAAGGTGACGATCGTCAATCGCGGCGACACGATCCTGCGCGGCTATGACGAACAGATGCGCGATCGCCTGCTGCAGATCTCGATGACCAAAGGGATCGAGTTCCGCTTCAATTCGACCTTTTCGGCGATCGAAAAGCGCGAGGATGGGACGCTGCTGGCGCGGATGGACGGATGTGACGATCTGGTCGCGGACCAGATCATGTTTGCCACGGGGCGGGTGCCCAATATCGAAGGGCTCGGGCTCGAGCAGGTCGGGGTGAGGACCGGCCAGCGCGGCCAGATCGAAGTCGACGACGAGAGCCGCACCAGCATTCCGAGCATCTTTGCGGTCGGCGACGTGACCGATCGCATCCAACTGACCCCGGTCGCCATCCGCGAGGGCCATGCCTTCGCGGACTCACAGTTCGGCAACAATCCGTGGACGGTCGATCATGGCTGCGTGCCGAATGCGGTCTTCTCCCACCCGCCTATCGCCGGCGTCGGCCTGACCGAGAGCGAAGCGCGCAGCAAATATGGGCAGATCCGCACGTTCACGAGCGATTTCAGGGCGATGAAGAACGTCCTTGCCGGCCGCAACGAGCGCTCGCTCTACAAGTTGATCGTCGATTCAGCGACCGACCGGATCGTCGGCATTCACATGATCGGTCCCGATGCGCCGGAAATCCTGCAGTCCGCGGCGATCGCAGTGAAGGCTGGACTGAAGAAGCAGGACTTCGACAACACGGTCGCGCTTCACCCGACGATGGCCGAAGAACTGGTGCTGATGCGCTGA